A single region of the Herpetosiphon gulosus genome encodes:
- a CDS encoding Type 1 glutamine amidotransferase-like domain-containing protein gives MKYLLTSAGITNPSIHATLVKLLGKPIDQCNALCIPTASYANSNGIDSAWRFISGNEPQTPMCELGWKSLGVLELTALPSIDRSRWVPVVQQCDVLLVGGGDPLYLGYWMQQSGLAELLPSLSNLVYVGLSAGSMVLTPRIGEYFVGWRPPTGGDRTLGMVNFSIFPHLDHPDLPHNILANAEKWAASIAEPAYAIDDQTAMQVVDGQVEVISEGHWKQFG, from the coding sequence ATGAAGTATCTGCTGACCTCGGCTGGAATTACCAATCCAAGTATTCACGCCACATTGGTGAAGCTGCTCGGTAAACCAATTGACCAATGCAATGCCCTCTGTATCCCAACCGCCAGTTATGCTAATTCAAATGGCATCGATAGTGCTTGGCGCTTTATCAGCGGCAATGAACCACAAACACCGATGTGCGAGTTAGGCTGGAAATCTTTGGGGGTTTTGGAATTGACGGCACTGCCCAGTATTGATCGATCACGCTGGGTTCCGGTCGTCCAGCAATGTGATGTGCTGCTGGTTGGCGGTGGTGATCCGCTCTATCTGGGTTATTGGATGCAGCAATCGGGCTTGGCTGAGCTTTTGCCGAGCCTGAGCAATCTGGTCTATGTAGGCTTGAGTGCTGGCAGCATGGTGCTAACGCCACGCATTGGCGAGTACTTTGTAGGTTGGCGACCACCAACAGGCGGCGATCGCACACTGGGCATGGTCAATTTTTCGATATTTCCGCACCTTGATCACCCAGACCTGCCGCATAACATACTGGCTAATGCTGAAAAATGGGCTGCTAGTATCGCTGAGCCAGCCTATGCGATCGATGATCAAACGGCGATGCAGGTTGTCGATGGTCAGGTTGAGGTGATTTCCGAGGGCCATTGGAAACAGTTTGGCTAG
- a CDS encoding ABC transporter substrate-binding protein — MRRLTQLLGLILIIQSLVACGTSSETPQTTTSTSNSNGELRIGTGINLPASLDVAQGSNGYNMLTYGAGETLMRFTPNNQLEPWLAESVTALDSNTWQIKLRQGIRFHDGSELKANDVLNSFNSSWQNLSGAKNFIPADTKVSVVDDYILTLTTSQAEGSIPYSLTNWNFVIHKPEVNGISILTGMYQPISLEKDQELVLERFANYWDGQAGLKKISVKKIPDANARALALQSGDLDLLTNVSPDVARGLPADIEIQSVAGTRMHYVMLDSAHPPFDDRLVRQAMALAIDRQALLQATLDGQGAVATNLYPATVGIELVEAQIFDPAQAASLLDQAGWAVGSDGMRSKNGQPLAFTLHSYPGRAELTLMAIAIQAQLQTLGIKVEVNEVADIGEVLEKGNFHASMYSIGTSSDPQYTVGITLVAGAAYNYAGYNNPAIESAFAELRAEQDPSKRIAIAKRIQTEVKNDPTNLYLTSPPLISAYRKGSISGYVPNPNDVYLITKDLKLNQ, encoded by the coding sequence ATGCGGCGTTTAACTCAGCTTTTGGGGCTGATTCTAATAATACAAAGCTTAGTGGCGTGTGGTACATCCAGTGAAACACCTCAAACAACAACTTCAACCAGCAATTCAAATGGCGAATTACGAATTGGCACGGGCATCAATTTGCCAGCCAGCCTTGATGTAGCTCAAGGCTCGAACGGCTACAATATGCTGACATATGGAGCAGGCGAAACCTTGATGCGTTTTACGCCCAACAATCAGCTAGAACCATGGTTAGCTGAAAGCGTTACCGCGCTTGATTCAAACACCTGGCAAATCAAATTGCGCCAAGGTATTCGCTTTCACGATGGCAGCGAACTCAAGGCCAACGATGTGCTTAATTCATTCAACAGCAGTTGGCAAAACCTTAGTGGCGCTAAAAATTTCATTCCTGCGGATACCAAAGTCAGCGTGGTTGATGATTACATTCTGACCTTAACCACCAGCCAAGCCGAGGGCAGCATTCCCTATAGCTTGACCAACTGGAATTTCGTAATCCATAAGCCTGAGGTCAATGGCATTTCGATTTTAACAGGTATGTATCAGCCAATCAGCCTTGAAAAAGATCAAGAGTTGGTGCTCGAACGTTTTGCCAATTATTGGGATGGTCAGGCAGGGCTGAAAAAAATCAGCGTCAAGAAAATTCCCGATGCCAATGCTCGTGCGTTGGCTTTACAAAGCGGCGATTTGGATCTCCTGACCAATGTTTCGCCCGATGTTGCCCGTGGATTACCCGCCGACATTGAGATTCAGAGCGTGGCTGGCACTCGCATGCATTATGTTATGTTGGATAGTGCCCATCCACCATTTGATGATCGACTGGTGCGTCAAGCCATGGCCCTAGCGATTGATCGTCAAGCCTTATTGCAAGCGACGCTGGATGGCCAAGGGGCAGTCGCCACCAATCTTTATCCAGCAACGGTGGGAATTGAGCTGGTTGAGGCCCAAATTTTTGACCCAGCCCAAGCGGCGAGTTTGCTTGATCAAGCAGGTTGGGCGGTGGGCAGCGACGGTATGCGTAGCAAAAATGGTCAGCCGCTGGCCTTTACCTTGCACAGCTACCCTGGCCGCGCCGAACTAACCTTGATGGCGATCGCAATTCAAGCCCAACTCCAAACCCTTGGGATCAAAGTCGAAGTAAACGAAGTTGCTGATATTGGCGAAGTGCTCGAAAAAGGCAATTTCCATGCCAGCATGTATTCAATAGGAACCTCGAGCGACCCCCAATATACGGTTGGCATTACCTTAGTTGCAGGCGCGGCCTACAATTATGCTGGCTATAACAATCCAGCGATTGAAAGTGCCTTTGCTGAACTGCGAGCCGAGCAAGACCCAAGCAAACGAATTGCGATTGCCAAACGCATCCAAACCGAGGTCAAAAATGATCCAACCAACCTTTATTTGACCAGTCCACCGCTGATCAGCGCCTATCGCAAGGGCAGCATTAGTGGCTATGTGCCCAATCCCAACGATGTCTATTTGATTACCAAGGATTTGAAACTTAATCAATGA
- a CDS encoding ABC transporter permease, whose amino-acid sequence MSIPLPQFAGRLLSGLLVLWMVSMLAFLIIHMAPGDPARMLLSASGLDAPPAEAVAQKRRELGLNRPLLSQYASWIGGVVQGDFGVSYRSGKPVWLMYRERLPATLLMAGLALTVSLSIAIPLGLISAIKRHSLLDHAAQFLAVIGAAIPGFWIALVLILVFAAKLRWLPALGSATFKGMLLPAIVLALPNIALTSRLIRATTLDVLNQQYIVTARAKGRSEYGLLFGHALPNIAASLITPISLELAFLLTGTVIIETVFAYPGVGRMAVEAALVGDMPVLGLAVLIAGGMYVIANWCADLGMAALDPRLRQNTAN is encoded by the coding sequence ATGAGCATTCCGTTGCCGCAATTTGCAGGGCGCTTGCTCAGCGGGCTGCTAGTGTTGTGGATGGTCAGCATGCTGGCATTTCTGATCATCCATATGGCCCCCGGTGATCCAGCTCGAATGTTGTTGAGCGCCAGCGGCCTTGATGCGCCGCCCGCCGAAGCTGTGGCGCAAAAACGGCGTGAGCTAGGGCTTAATCGTCCACTGCTCAGCCAATATGCCAGCTGGATTGGCGGAGTAGTACAGGGCGATTTTGGGGTCAGCTATCGTTCGGGCAAGCCAGTTTGGCTGATGTATCGCGAACGTCTGCCCGCCACCTTACTAATGGCGGGCTTGGCGCTCACAGTTTCGCTGAGCATTGCCATTCCCTTGGGATTGATCAGCGCGATCAAGCGCCATAGTTTGTTGGATCATGCGGCGCAATTTTTGGCCGTGATTGGTGCGGCAATTCCTGGCTTTTGGATTGCGCTGGTGTTGATTTTGGTGTTTGCAGCCAAATTACGCTGGTTGCCAGCCCTGGGCAGTGCCACATTTAAAGGCATGTTATTGCCAGCCATCGTTTTAGCCTTGCCAAATATTGCCCTCACATCACGCTTGATACGGGCGACCACCCTCGATGTGCTTAATCAACAGTATATCGTGACGGCCCGAGCCAAAGGACGCTCCGAATATGGCTTATTGTTTGGGCATGCGCTTCCTAATATTGCAGCCAGCTTAATCACCCCAATCAGCCTAGAATTGGCCTTTTTGCTAACTGGCACGGTGATTATCGAAACTGTATTTGCCTATCCTGGGGTTGGGCGAATGGCGGTCGAGGCAGCCTTAGTGGGCGATATGCCAGTTTTGGGCTTGGCAGTGTTGATCGCAGGGGGAATGTATGTTATCGCTAACTGGTGCGCTGACCTCGGCATGGCAGCGCTTGACCCACGGCTCCGTCAAAACACCGCCAATTGA
- a CDS encoding ABC transporter permease: MLSLTGALTSAWQRLTHGSVKTPPIEQAEQRAKPQLSHIGKLAAGGLLCMLIAVIVGPWLWQVDPLAQNIGQRLASPSVSHPFGTDQFGRDVLARILVGGRWSLFGAGFVCLGTSCLGLGLGACCALGPRWLDYLLSRITETFQAIPPVLLALALSAILSRSFSNLLLALILTNWTWYARMYRALILKELAMPYIEGAQAIGVKPLAILLRHVLPNLFGAMVVIATTNFGSVILNLSALSFIGFGLNPPTPEWGNLINESRAFFQREPRLMIIPGLCIATTVLWLNLLGNALRDRLDRYQGIRD, translated from the coding sequence ATGTTATCGCTAACTGGTGCGCTGACCTCGGCATGGCAGCGCTTGACCCACGGCTCCGTCAAAACACCGCCAATTGAGCAGGCTGAGCAACGTGCCAAACCACAGCTGAGCCACATCGGAAAATTAGCCGCTGGCGGATTGTTGTGTATGCTGATAGCGGTGATCGTTGGCCCATGGCTCTGGCAGGTTGATCCGCTAGCGCAGAATATTGGGCAGCGCCTAGCCTCGCCATCAGTGAGCCATCCCTTTGGCACCGACCAATTTGGCCGTGATGTGCTCGCACGAATTTTGGTTGGCGGACGTTGGTCGTTGTTTGGAGCAGGCTTCGTGTGCCTTGGTACAAGCTGTTTGGGCTTGGGCTTGGGGGCATGCTGTGCCTTGGGGCCACGCTGGCTGGATTATCTACTGAGTCGGATTACCGAAACCTTTCAAGCCATTCCACCAGTGTTGCTGGCCCTTGCCTTGAGCGCAATTCTCTCGCGTTCGTTTAGCAATTTATTGCTGGCGCTGATTTTGACCAACTGGACGTGGTATGCCCGCATGTATCGCGCCTTGATCCTCAAAGAATTAGCAATGCCCTACATTGAAGGTGCGCAAGCAATTGGCGTAAAACCACTGGCGATTTTGCTGCGCCATGTGCTACCCAACCTGTTTGGGGCGATGGTTGTGATTGCCACAACCAACTTTGGCAGCGTGATTTTGAATCTGTCAGCCTTATCGTTTATTGGCTTTGGCCTGAATCCGCCAACCCCTGAATGGGGCAATTTGATCAACGAATCACGGGCATTTTTTCAACGCGAACCACGGCTGATGATCATTCCAGGCCTGTGTATTGCCACAACCGTGCTATGGCTCAACTTGCTTGGCAATGCCCTGCGCGATCGTTTGGATCGCTATCAAGGGATCAGGGATTAG
- a CDS encoding FAD-dependent oxidoreductase, with translation MEYDLIVIGAGIAGLSAAALLANDGYRVLVLEAHIEPGGCASSYQRKRPNGEHYIFDVGATVFAGFRPGGAHYWLGQKLGLTWPIRPLNPAMQVWLPDLRVTRWGDERWIAERQRLCPSQAWEAEQFWREQERLAEVAWRFAGRMPPMPPESLADLGQLATTIRPEMLNLLPALPRTVKHALNRHKVDDRRIRAFIDGQLLISAQSSHAECAWLYGAVALDLARIGTYYVEGGAWNLAKTLEQALLKVGGEIRYRQKVSQIQTDRGQVVGVTTEQGERFRAKQVIANTTVWDLAELIDQPPSWMLRRTIKAVPQGWGAATLYLGIDEAAIPQGLAEHHQIIANYDQALGEANSVFISLHPADDSSRAPAGQRAMTISTHTDVGRWWHWRQTDPARYRVEKIAMAERMLDTVTLAMPAIRHHIRYQQIGTPVSFARYTQRKRGMVGGLPQWRSISGLLSLGPQAARINGLWLVGDSTFPGQSTAAVTQSAIQVYQKIRMKDER, from the coding sequence ATGGAATATGATCTGATTGTGATTGGTGCAGGCATCGCAGGCTTGTCTGCTGCCGCCCTCTTGGCCAACGATGGCTACCGAGTTCTCGTGCTAGAGGCGCATATCGAGCCTGGTGGCTGTGCTTCTTCCTATCAACGTAAACGCCCAAATGGCGAACACTATATTTTTGATGTTGGCGCAACCGTCTTTGCTGGCTTTCGGCCTGGTGGTGCGCATTATTGGCTTGGGCAAAAATTAGGCTTAACCTGGCCAATTCGCCCACTCAATCCAGCTATGCAAGTGTGGTTGCCCGATCTGCGGGTGACCCGTTGGGGTGATGAGCGCTGGATCGCCGAGCGCCAGCGGCTTTGCCCCAGCCAAGCATGGGAAGCTGAGCAATTTTGGCGTGAGCAAGAGCGTTTGGCCGAGGTTGCTTGGCGCTTTGCTGGCCGCATGCCGCCAATGCCGCCCGAATCGTTGGCCGATCTTGGTCAATTGGCAACTACAATTCGGCCTGAGATGCTGAATTTGTTGCCAGCCCTGCCGCGCACCGTCAAGCATGCGCTCAATCGACATAAGGTTGATGATCGGCGGATTCGCGCATTTATTGATGGTCAATTGTTGATTAGCGCCCAAAGTAGCCATGCCGAATGTGCTTGGCTCTACGGGGCGGTGGCACTCGATTTGGCGCGGATTGGTACATACTATGTTGAGGGCGGCGCATGGAATTTAGCCAAAACCCTCGAACAAGCTTTGCTCAAGGTTGGCGGCGAGATTCGCTATCGCCAAAAAGTAAGCCAAATTCAGACCGATCGTGGGCAAGTGGTTGGGGTAACCACTGAGCAGGGCGAGCGGTTTCGGGCAAAGCAGGTGATTGCTAATACGACGGTTTGGGATTTAGCTGAGCTGATCGATCAGCCACCAAGTTGGATGCTCCGTCGAACGATCAAGGCTGTACCGCAAGGTTGGGGCGCGGCAACGCTCTATTTGGGCATCGACGAAGCAGCAATTCCCCAAGGCTTAGCTGAACATCATCAAATTATTGCCAACTACGATCAAGCTCTTGGCGAGGCCAATAGTGTGTTTATTTCGTTGCATCCAGCTGATGATAGTTCGCGTGCGCCCGCTGGCCAACGAGCAATGACCATTTCAACCCATACTGATGTTGGACGCTGGTGGCATTGGCGACAAACTGACCCAGCTCGCTATCGCGTCGAAAAGATAGCGATGGCCGAGCGCATGCTGGATACCGTGACGTTAGCAATGCCCGCAATTCGCCACCATATTCGCTATCAACAAATTGGTACGCCGGTTTCGTTTGCCCGCTACACCCAGCGCAAACGCGGTATGGTGGGCGGCTTGCCGCAATGGCGTTCGATTTCGGGCTTGCTTAGTTTAGGGCCACAAGCGGCACGCATTAACGGCTTGTGGTTGGTGGGGGATAGCACTTTTCCTGGTCAAAGCACTGCGGCTGTGACCCAAAGTGCGATTCAGGTCTATCAGAAAATTCGTATGAAGGATGAACGCTAG
- a CDS encoding response regulator translates to MVGAAFRPKPTIVAPAQAKVMVIEDNADSMDLALLLLRERVNVAYCNARASGEAFFNWLSSPQVQQNPSLGMLDLILLDIRIPRENGYMVLQKLHVLPDFKRTKIVAMSAYSSREDVERMRLAGFDGFVAKPVSVKTFPDYIVRILRGEAIWDIY, encoded by the coding sequence ATGGTAGGCGCTGCTTTTCGGCCCAAACCAACCATCGTCGCTCCAGCTCAGGCCAAAGTTATGGTGATTGAAGATAATGCAGATAGCATGGATTTGGCGTTGTTGCTGCTGCGTGAACGAGTTAATGTGGCCTATTGTAACGCTCGTGCCTCGGGCGAGGCCTTTTTCAATTGGTTGAGTTCGCCGCAAGTTCAACAAAATCCCTCCCTTGGCATGCTCGACTTAATTTTGCTGGATATTCGCATCCCGCGAGAGAATGGTTATATGGTGCTGCAAAAGTTACACGTATTACCCGATTTTAAGCGCACCAAAATTGTGGCTATGTCGGCCTATAGCAGCCGCGAAGATGTTGAACGTATGCGTTTAGCAGGCTTTGATGGCTTTGTCGCGAAACCGGTTTCAGTTAAAACCTTCCCTGATTATATTGTGCGGATTTTGCGCGGCGAAGCGATTTGGGACATTTATTAA
- a CDS encoding sigma-70 family RNA polymerase sigma factor, which translates to MHDTMTSTTLYAACFEKDSLAQHEAYTTLWNMLYRVAYAMLHEYPDGDAITTDCTQKALIKIHRNIEQCQNPATFREWCMQIVRRTVLDELRRPEHRRRASMPDAEHGPWVAPIETLQLDDLRAILNEVIEEGPLSARSRRVVVGRYFSEQNDDILAQTESELAQKPVLASHIQVTRAKNLAALRRDPALIARLREFVEEG; encoded by the coding sequence ATGCACGATACTATGACTAGCACAACACTCTATGCTGCCTGCTTTGAAAAAGATTCGCTGGCTCAGCACGAGGCCTATACCACACTTTGGAATATGCTCTATCGTGTGGCCTATGCCATGCTCCACGAATACCCCGATGGCGATGCAATTACCACCGATTGCACCCAAAAAGCCTTGATCAAAATTCATCGCAACATCGAGCAATGCCAAAATCCGGCCACGTTTCGCGAATGGTGTATGCAAATTGTGCGGCGCACCGTGCTTGATGAATTGCGCCGACCAGAACATCGCCGCCGCGCTAGCATGCCCGATGCTGAACACGGCCCATGGGTTGCCCCAATCGAAACCTTGCAACTTGATGATCTCCGCGCTATCTTAAACGAGGTGATCGAGGAAGGGCCGCTCAGCGCCCGTTCGCGGCGCGTGGTGGTTGGGCGCTATTTCAGTGAGCAAAATGATGATATTTTGGCCCAAACTGAAAGCGAATTGGCCCAAAAGCCTGTCTTGGCTTCGCATATTCAAGTAACTCGCGCCAAAAATTTAGCAGCCTTACGCCGCGATCCTGCATTAATCGCTCGTTTACGCGAATTTGTTGAAGAAGGATAG